The sequence GACCGAGCGCATCCAACTCCTGATGGGTGGTGAGCAGTACCATTCCCCCGCTAGCGGCATGTTCGACAAACAGCGCCAACAGTGTGCCAACACCTTGCTGGTCAATAGCAGTCAGCGGCTCATCCAAAATCCATAACGGCGACTGACTCAACCACAAACGGGCCAGCGCCACCCGCCGTTGCTGGCCTGCCGATAACTGAGAGACCGGTAGATCTTCGTACCCCACCAGCCCGACCTGAGCCAGCGCCAGCCAAATTGCAGCGCTATCCACCTTTTGAAACACTGACTGATAAAACGCCAGATTTTCAAAAGGTGTCAGCACCGATTTGATACCCGGCTGATGACCTAAAAATAGTAGATCCTGATGATAGCGAGGGCGATCACTGCGGATATTCTTACCCTGCCAGCTCACCTGCCCCTCATCGGCATCGGCAAGTCCGGCGAGAATACGCAGCAAGCTGGTTTTACCCGCGCCGTTTTGCCCCTCAACCTGCACAATTTCGCCCGCAGCCACACAAAAACTTAACCGTTGGAATAAGTGCCGTTCATCTCGAATGCAGGTCAGTTCTTTAGCTTCCAGCATGAAGGATTCTCTTCCACCGTAGGATTGTTAGTTCAGGAAAACCGAATGATAACATAAGGCTTAAACCTTACGTAGCATGGGTCTAACGCTATCCCTACCCTTATAGAGGTAATATTCGGGATAAGATCAAATTTCTGTAGAAAAAATCGACAGTGTTAAAATTTGGTTACTTCTTTCCAGCAAAACTGAGCATGATTTCGTCAATCTCGC comes from Yersinia bercovieri ATCC 43970 and encodes:
- the ccmA gene encoding cytochrome c biogenesis heme-transporting ATPase CcmA gives rise to the protein MLEAKELTCIRDERHLFQRLSFCVAAGEIVQVEGQNGAGKTSLLRILAGLADADEGQVSWQGKNIRSDRPRYHQDLLFLGHQPGIKSVLTPFENLAFYQSVFQKVDSAAIWLALAQVGLVGYEDLPVSQLSAGQQRRVALARLWLSQSPLWILDEPLTAIDQQGVGTLLALFVEHAASGGMVLLTTHQELDALGQQVRKIRLTNTREH